In Podospora pseudopauciseta strain CBS 411.78 chromosome 2 map unlocalized CBS411.78m_2, whole genome shotgun sequence, the genomic stretch CAATGGCGTCGCCTCCATAAGCTGATAGCGCACCCTAGAGCCACAGTTAGCACATGCAAAAGCAACTTCAGATCATGCGGAGCAGACCTACCGTTGCTGTTCACCATACGTATCCATCTTGGCCCGAGCCCGGAACGTCATCTTCCTGCAGTTTGCACTATCAAACGCAGTGGTAAATCgaacctccgcctccttcctGGCCTCATCTGAAGCATCACCAGACTCCTTGATCTGCTTCCACTCCATGAGCTCATCCGCCGACGCGCCCAGCAACTTCCTGCCCTGCTCATCGAAGCAGCTCAGCCAGATCTGGCCAGTGTGGTCGCTGCAGTTGAAGTTCAAGATGTACCGATACTCCGGCCTGTCGTGCGTAACATCGCATTTCTCGCAGCGCCAGGTGCCGTCACCCATGTCGGTGACCTTCTTGTTGCAACCCTCACTGCGGCACGCCGGGTAGCAGAAGTTATCCTGCTTGACGTGAACAATGGTGGCCTGAACGGAAAAGTATTCGGGCTTGTCAAAGCCaacatccttctccttcacctgcTGGATCATCAGGATCTCGTTGGTGCGACCCGAGGCAGCACCGACTGACGACATGTTACTATGTGTCGCGAAGTCGCTGTGCCTGCCGGTAGAGTCATACCAGCCCTTGAGAGCATGGGCCTCTGGAATATCAGGGTCAATGGCCATGGTGCCAGATGACAAAAGAGACAAACTCCTGCCGTTGAAGTCACTGACACGGGTGCCCTTGAACGCAATGACTTCCTCCGGCTTGCCCTGGAACTCGGTAGCTGTCTTGCCCCAAACGGTAACACGCACCGAGTAGCCAGTTTGGTCCACCAGCTCCAACTCACGCTTGTCGTATGGTTTCTGGGTGCTCTTGGATGTGATCGATGAGACCTCATGCACCGTCTTGAGCACACCGAGAACATCAACCGTGGCGTCCTTCTCAACGCTTTGGAGCTCTTGGATGTTGCAGAAGTTGAACCGAACCTGTGGTACTGAGCTCTGATCTTCAGCCTTCTCGACAACTGTATCCCGCTCAAACGTGAGC encodes the following:
- the RFA1 gene encoding Replication factor A protein 1 (EggNog:ENOG503NV3W; COG:L; BUSCO:EOG09262387); amino-acid sequence: MAEQAITQGAIEAIFSDPERARAQYPVPVLQCLQIKTLDSKGGGAPERYRIVLSDVRNYVQCMLATQANHVVHEGKLKRGGIVRMKSYQAQALKGKNVLIVLELEAIESLGAPDKIGNPVGLEGGAKLEEAQPAAAAAAPAFYGAPKGEPTQESKSQVQRQLASRPNNNHNNNTRTSGGVSSTIYPIEALSPYAHKWTIKARLTHKSDIKTWHKNNGEGKLFSVNLLDESSEIKATMFNDQVDQFYDVLQEGQVYYISAPCRVQLAKKQFSNLPNDYELTFERDTVVEKAEDQSSVPQVRFNFCNIQELQSVEKDATVDVLGVLKTVHEVSSITSKSTQKPYDKRELELVDQTGYSVRVTVWGKTATEFQGKPEEVIAFKGTRVSDFNGRSLSLLSSGTMAIDPDIPEAHALKGWYDSTGRHSDFATHSNMSSVGAASGRTNEILMIQQVKEKDVGFDKPEYFSVQATIVHVKQDNFCYPACRSEGCNKKVTDMGDGTWRCEKCDVTHDRPEYRYILNFNCSDHTGQIWLSCFDEQGRKLLGASADELMEWKQIKESGDASDEARKEAEVRFTTAFDSANCRKMTFRARAKMDTYGEQQRVRYQLMEATPLDYKMEGNRLAEMIRQLGV